One genomic window of Cellulophaga sp. Hel_I_12 includes the following:
- the kbl gene encoding glycine C-acetyltransferase, whose product MYGKIKEYLAEELENIKESGLFKKERIITSAQDAVIKISTGEEVLNFCSNNYLGLSAHPDVVKAAKDTLDSHGFGMSSVRFICGTQDIHKTLEKTIADFYGTEDTILYAAAFDANGGVFEPLLGAEDAIISDALNHASIIDGVRLCKAMRYRYANNDMADLEKQLQQATKDGARFKIIVTDGVFSMDGVLAPLDKICDLADTYDALVMIDECHATGFIGETGRGTLEEKGVMGRIDIITGTLGKALGGAMGGYTTGKKEIIEMLRQRSRPYLFSNSLAPAIVGASIKVFEMLKNDTSLRDQLEKNTKYFKKEMKNAGFDIVEGDSAIVPVMLYDAKLSQQMAELLLEKGIYVIGFFFPVVPKNKARIRVQISAAHKKEHLDKAVSAFIEVGKKLEII is encoded by the coding sequence ATGTACGGTAAAATCAAAGAGTATTTAGCAGAAGAACTTGAAAACATTAAAGAATCGGGCTTATTTAAAAAAGAACGTATTATTACAAGCGCCCAAGACGCTGTGATTAAAATTAGTACGGGAGAAGAAGTACTGAATTTTTGTAGCAATAACTATTTAGGACTTTCAGCACATCCAGATGTTGTTAAAGCAGCTAAGGACACTTTAGATAGTCATGGTTTTGGAATGTCCTCTGTTCGGTTTATTTGTGGTACTCAAGACATCCATAAAACACTTGAAAAAACAATTGCAGATTTTTATGGCACTGAAGACACCATACTCTATGCCGCTGCCTTTGATGCCAACGGAGGGGTTTTTGAACCTTTGTTAGGGGCAGAAGACGCTATTATTTCAGACGCCTTAAATCACGCTTCTATCATTGACGGTGTTCGTTTATGTAAGGCGATGCGCTACAGGTATGCTAATAATGATATGGCTGACTTAGAAAAGCAACTACAACAAGCTACTAAAGATGGCGCACGATTTAAGATTATTGTTACCGATGGTGTATTTTCTATGGATGGCGTTTTAGCCCCATTAGACAAAATATGCGATTTAGCGGATACCTACGATGCCTTGGTGATGATAGACGAATGCCACGCAACTGGCTTTATAGGGGAAACAGGACGCGGAACTCTTGAAGAAAAAGGGGTGATGGGTAGAATAGATATTATCACCGGTACATTAGGAAAAGCGCTAGGCGGCGCTATGGGTGGCTATACCACAGGAAAAAAGGAAATTATTGAAATGTTACGACAACGCTCAAGACCTTATTTATTTTCTAATTCACTAGCACCTGCTATCGTTGGTGCCTCAATCAAGGTGTTTGAGATGTTAAAAAACGATACTTCCCTACGCGATCAACTCGAAAAAAACACAAAATACTTCAAAAAGGAGATGAAAAATGCTGGTTTTGATATTGTTGAGGGAGATTCTGCTATTGTTCCTGTCATGTTGTATGACGCAAAATTATCACAACAAATGGCTGAACTTTTATTAGAAAAAGGAATTTATGTCATTGGCTTCTTTTTTCCAGTTGTGCCCAAAAATAAGGCGCGAATAAGGGTTCAGATATCTGCAGCGCATAAAAAAGAACACTTAGACAAAGCAGTTTCAGCCTTTATTGAAGTGGGGAAAAAGCTTGAAATTATTTAA